Genomic window (Aquimarina sp. BL5):
ATCTTTTAAATAAATCTGGAGAAGATTATTTGAATAATTTAATTCAAGAAAATCCAGAACTTGCAAAATTATTTGGGCTTGCTAATTTAAAGGATGAAGTTGATAACTTATACAATAGTTTTGGTAGAGATAATCCTTACGACGAAAATTCAGAACAAGGTAAAAGATACTTGAGAATTCGAAATACTTATAGAGATAGAAGAAATACTTATAGAAATGAAGAACATTTTTTTGAGGAACTTCGAAAAAAAATAAATTTAGATATTAAATAATGAAAAACAGTAAACATATTTTGAGCAAAGTAAAAAAGAATTTAAAAATTATTTTAATTTTACTGATTATTATAATTATAACTGTTCTATTCTATTCAGGTTACGAAAATTACAAAACAAATGAGTTGATAAGAAAGAAAAACTCCTCTTTTTCAGATGCTCATTCAAAATTTTTGCTACCTTCTGAAGGTAGTAATATAGGACAAGAATTATTAAAGGAAATTGAGAAGATAAAACTTCAAACAATTAATCAGTTTTTAGATAATAGTGAGGAAAAAATTGTTTTCAATCCCTTAAATATGGATACCCTAAGTATTACGATTTTAGGTAGTAAATATTCATATCAATCTTCCTTAGATTTGGGGTATATTGATGAGGGTTATAATCAGGTATTAACAAAAAATGTTTTTGAATTTATTCGTGATAAAGGCATAGTTAAAATAGATATATTTAGCTTAACACCTACACCTGCGGGAGATGTTCCCTTACCTCCCGGTTATTTAACCAATGATAAATGAATCTCCCCCCGCTAGCGCGAGCGTCACGCTCGTGCCGATAAAGAGTGAGCGGTATGAGAAAAAAAATAAAGAAAAGGCACAATAGTAAAAGTTGTGTTCTCATGCTCGTACTAATACAGGTTAGCGGGTAAAGACAAACAATAATTATAGCTAAAAAGACTGTTTATAACGACAGTCTTTTTTGTATTTTGGTAGGATGAGCAGAAAGTATAAATTTCATAATCCATCGGCAGCTTATTTTATAAGCTTTGCTACCGTGTATTGGATGGACGTCTTTTCACGTCAGGTTTACTTTTCTGTACTTGCAGAAAGTCTCGATTATTGTAGAAAAGAAAAAGGGATGGAAATCTATGCTTATTGCGTTATGCCAAGTCATATTCATTTACTATTTAGAGCAGCTAATGAAAACCCATCCGATCTCATAAGAGATATTAAAGGATTCACTGCTCGAAAAATGATACAGACAATACAGGAAAATCCGCAGGAAAGTAGAAAAGAATGGTTAGTATCAATGATGGGAAAAGCAGGGAAAGAAAATAGTAATGTGGTAAAATACCAGTTTTGGCAACAACATAACAAACCTATAGAACTTTGGACAGATAAAGTGATCCAACAAAAGATAGACTATATTCATAACAATCCGGTCCAATCTGGTTTTGTAACCGATCCTGTAGATTGGAAGTATAGCAGTGCCAGAAATTATCAGGATGATCATACAGTCTTAGAAATTGATACTAATGGTTTTTTGTATGGGTTAGTAGATTCGGCACGAGCGAGACGCTCGCGCTAGCAGAGGACTAACTAACTAATGGATAACATCACGAGCGAGACGCTCGCGCTAGCAAGTAAAGCTTTAAATAATGATTAAAAGATATATTCATATTACAACGATTTTATTGTTCACTTTTCTATCATGTAAAAGTCAGGATGTCATAATTTTAGAATCTCTAAATAGGGAACTGACACATATTATTAATGAGGATAATGAGATAAATAAGGTTAATAGAGATAATATTGAAGCACGACAAAAAGCTCTTTCAGATATTATAGAACTTAGAAAAGAGTTCTTTTCGAAGGTTAATTTAGAAAAATCAGAATTTAAATTAATTGAAACGAATCGCATTAATAAATCTTACACTGGAGTTATTCTAGTAGATGATAGTGATGTTTTCGTTTTTTCTAAAAAAGAAGGAAAATCTACATTCCAACAAACAAATCTAGATGATTATACAGCGAATAATCCTAATGATATTAACTTGTATATTTTTAAAAAACTAAATGAAGAGAAATTGGATCAGTTAGTTGCTATAAGTAAAAAAGCAAGAAATCATCATGGAGAAACTTTAATAATAACAACATCAGAAAAGGGTAAAGTAGCTTCCAATATTATGAATACTTTTTTTATACAAGATGATCAAGGCAAACTAATACATTGGTAGAAACCCAGATCGCTTGGATGCGATGGCGCGGAAATGTTTTCCGTGACGCGTATGAGTAAGCGATAAGAATAAGAAATAGTATAAAAACAGTCATGTCTTTAAAATGATATGGCTGTTTTTTTACGATAATGTTTAATGTTCTTAATAATGATTTACCGCACAGATTGCAAATCTGCGCTATCTGGATCAGCTAAGAATATCGGACTTCGAGAGCACTTCGACACTTATCCACCTGCGGCGGAAGCTCAGTGTTACACCTCAGTCCTCGCTTGGTATTACGGTATAGCTATTATACGTTTCCGAAAGGTGAGGCTCTCTAACCTTGAGTTTACCGGGCTTCGAGAGCCTCAACCCTCGTTTACTGTCTCGTCCTAAAAAAGTTTAAATATTTTACATTAATCCTAAAATAGCTTTACAATCCAGTGTAACTAATGATTGAATTTTAACATTTCCATAACTAAAATCCCTTGAAAATCCTCAAAACCTACTATGATAAGTTGGGAGGGTGTACTTATATAAGTGGGTATCCAAACATAAAACAATTACTTAGAGGACTTATGATAGTGGGTACTCTTGTGTGAAAGCTCGGCTTTGGGTACTCCCAAGAAAGTATAGGGGTATTTCAAACAGAAGCATTACTAGGTATAAACAGAAGTGCCACTTGTGTTGGAACTAAGTGCTACTTCCCTCAGAGCTCGGTGTATCCTGTGTTTGAAATACCCTCTAGGTAGTCCGTAGCTATGGAGAGGGTACTTCGTAAGTACCCCTAAATAATTAAGAATTGTTAATTTTTTAACAAGCACAGCGTGATTTCATTGTTCTACAAGTATATAAAACTTCTCTTAGACGCCAAGCGCGGTCATAGAGCGAATAAGAGCAGAAAATAGATTTTCTATAGTTGTTAAAATCTATATTTTTTATTTTTTTAACAGTTTATTTTATTAAGGATCAGTACATTGTCTAATGTAACACAAATTGAGTACAATTAGTGCTATGGGGATAGCATCATCGTAACTTTTACAAAATATAAATGCATTTGTTTATAATAACACGGTAAACAAGGGTGCTTTGTAATACGTAATTATTTGGTAAAAGTTAGATGTACGTTGTACAAGATCAACAAAAAAGTAATTAATGACATTGCAAAAAAACCTTTTGGGGCTGGTTTTTTTCTTTTTTCTGAATTCAACATTTTCTCAACAAAAGCCATTGGCAATTGCTAATGAAACTCCATATGAGTATGCTTTTGTAGAAACGGCCAACGTATATCAAAATATAGCTACAGATGCAGCTAATGTATCAACCATTCCTAAGGAGCGAAAAGAACCGAAAGTTTATGATTTTCTGTCCGGTCGATCGATATCTACTCATGATGGCACGGCAAATTTTATAGTAGAATCCTTGCGGATAAACTCTAAAAATTCTGATTA
Coding sequences:
- a CDS encoding transposase, whose product is MSRKYKFHNPSAAYFISFATVYWMDVFSRQVYFSVLAESLDYCRKEKGMEIYAYCVMPSHIHLLFRAANENPSDLIRDIKGFTARKMIQTIQENPQESRKEWLVSMMGKAGKENSNVVKYQFWQQHNKPIELWTDKVIQQKIDYIHNNPVQSGFVTDPVDWKYSSARNYQDDHTVLEIDTNGFLYGLVDSARARRSR